The following coding sequences lie in one Desulfuromonadaceae bacterium genomic window:
- a CDS encoding response regulator, whose product MNVTQPLDQHLKILLAEDDRELRELLAFSLFRVGYTVTSCSNGLELLERLDYRQSEGQQRYDLVLTDLRMPALTGLEVLEALHDLPGLPFVICMTAFGDSATHDAAKALGATETIDKPFDLDQLIALINSYFPATRGATSQQRSLS is encoded by the coding sequence ATGAATGTCACCCAACCGCTTGACCAGCACCTGAAAATTCTTCTCGCCGAGGACGACCGCGAACTGCGCGAGTTACTGGCGTTTTCGTTGTTTCGGGTCGGTTATACTGTTACGAGCTGCAGTAACGGACTGGAACTGCTGGAGCGTCTGGACTACCGCCAGAGTGAGGGTCAGCAACGGTATGATCTGGTACTGACCGATCTGCGCATGCCGGCACTGACCGGTCTGGAGGTGCTCGAAGCGCTGCACGATCTTCCCGGCTTGCCGTTTGTTATCTGCATGACTGCTTTTGGTGACAGTGCGACCCATGATGCTGCAAAGGCACTGGGAGCAACCGAGACAATTGATAAACCGTTTGACCTCGATCAGTTGATCGCGCTGATCAATTCTTACTTCCCCGCCACGCGCGGGGCAACATCTCAGCAAA